The Stappia sp. genome window below encodes:
- a CDS encoding Hsp33 family molecular chaperone: MSVQDELDRKGVTPAGRDAVLPFAVEPLDVRGRAVLLGPVLDTILQRHAYPEPVSRLLAEAVALVALLGTSLKFEGRFTLQTTTDGPVSMLVVDFATPDGLRACAQFDAEAVARAQAEGTADPAHLMGRGHLAMTIDQGSAMNRYQGIVALDATSLEEVAHQYFAQSEQIPTIVRLAVGEVLDRRAGAAPRRSWVAGGILTQFLPQAPERMRKPDLHPGDAPEGAEPHAVEEDDAWREARALVETVRDAELGDPEMTVERLLFRLFHERGVRIFDPQPLADRCRCSDARIRAMLAGFSEEERADMTVDGRIEVTCRFCNTRYDYSADAV, encoded by the coding sequence ATGAGCGTACAGGACGAACTCGACCGGAAGGGCGTGACGCCCGCCGGACGCGATGCCGTGTTGCCCTTTGCCGTGGAGCCGCTCGACGTGCGCGGCCGGGCCGTGCTGCTCGGCCCCGTGCTCGACACGATTCTGCAGCGCCACGCCTATCCCGAGCCTGTGTCGCGGCTCCTCGCCGAGGCGGTGGCGCTGGTCGCGCTGCTCGGCACCTCGCTCAAGTTCGAGGGACGCTTCACCCTGCAGACGACGACCGACGGTCCGGTCTCCATGCTGGTGGTGGATTTCGCGACGCCCGACGGGTTGCGCGCCTGCGCGCAGTTCGACGCCGAGGCGGTGGCCCGTGCGCAGGCCGAGGGCACGGCCGATCCGGCGCACCTGATGGGGCGTGGCCATCTCGCCATGACCATCGACCAGGGCAGCGCGATGAACCGCTATCAGGGCATCGTGGCGCTCGACGCCACGTCGCTGGAAGAGGTCGCGCATCAGTATTTCGCCCAGTCCGAGCAGATCCCGACCATCGTGCGTCTTGCGGTCGGTGAGGTGCTCGACCGTCGCGCCGGCGCGGCGCCGCGCCGCTCCTGGGTGGCCGGCGGCATTCTGACGCAGTTCCTGCCGCAGGCGCCGGAGCGCATGCGCAAGCCGGATCTGCATCCCGGCGACGCACCGGAAGGCGCCGAGCCGCACGCGGTGGAGGAGGACGACGCCTGGCGCGAGGCGCGGGCGCTGGTCGAGACGGTGCGCGACGCGGAGCTGGGCGATCCGGAAATGACCGTGGAGCGGCTGCTGTTTCGCCTGTTCCACGAGCGTGGCGTGCGCATCTTCGACCCGCAGCCGCTCGCCGACCGCTGCCGCTGTTCCGATGCGCGGATTCGCGCCATGCTGGCGGGCTTTTCCGAGGAAGAGCGCGCCGACATGACCGTCGACGGCCGGATCGAGGTGACCTGCCGCTTCTGCAACACCCGCTACGATTATTCCGCCGACGCGGTCTGA
- the pstB gene encoding phosphate ABC transporter ATP-binding protein PstB, producing the protein MKEPKIAARNVQVFYGDTQAIKDVTLDIADRTVTSFIGPSGCGKSTFLRVLNRMNDTIDICRVVGDIRIDGEDIYDPKVDPVQLRAKVGMVFQKPNPFPKSIYDNIAYGPRIHGLARNKSELDDIVASSLQKAGLYEEVKDRLEEPGTGLSGGQQQRLCIARAIAVSPEVILMDEPCSALDPIATAKIEELIDELRENYTIVIVTHSMQQAARVSQRTAFFHLGNLVEEGETKEIFTNPHDKRTQDYITGRFG; encoded by the coding sequence ATGAAAGAGCCCAAGATCGCGGCCAGGAACGTCCAGGTCTTTTACGGGGACACCCAGGCCATCAAGGACGTGACGCTCGACATCGCCGATCGCACCGTGACGTCCTTCATCGGACCGTCGGGCTGCGGCAAGTCGACCTTCCTGCGCGTCCTCAACCGGATGAACGACACCATCGACATCTGTCGGGTGGTCGGCGACATCCGCATCGACGGGGAAGACATCTACGATCCCAAGGTCGATCCGGTGCAGCTGCGCGCCAAGGTCGGCATGGTGTTCCAGAAGCCGAACCCGTTCCCCAAGTCGATCTACGACAACATCGCCTACGGCCCGCGCATCCACGGGCTTGCGCGCAACAAGAGCGAGCTCGACGACATCGTCGCCTCCAGCCTTCAGAAGGCGGGCCTCTATGAAGAAGTGAAGGATCGTCTGGAGGAACCGGGCACGGGTCTGTCGGGCGGTCAGCAGCAGCGCCTGTGCATCGCGCGCGCCATCGCGGTGAGCCCCGAGGTGATCCTGATGGACGAGCCGTGCTCCGCGCTCGACCCGATCGCCACGGCGAAGATCGAGGAACTGATCGACGAGTTGCGCGAAAACTACACGATCGTCATCGTGACGCACTCCATGCAGCAGGCGGCGCGCGTGTCGCAGCGCACCGCCTTCTTCCACCTCGGCAATCTGGTCGAGGAAGGGGAGACGAAGGAGATCTTCACGAACCCGCACGACAAGCGCACCCAGGACTACATCACCGGCCGCTTCGGCTGA
- a CDS encoding HlyD family efflux transporter periplasmic adaptor subunit, producing MLKSVDEDAGTARSEVALPSEDQARSDRPGRVMLVFKALLQTALAGLIVFGAYEGMNYFVLTKPEVPTRQAREMVYTVETAPVEIRDHAPMLSLYGEVQAARSADLRALVAGEIVRVNPALDAGATLDAGDEIVAIDPFAYRGAVTEARANLAEARAQLVEARGRLETETGNVARAEEQLAFAERDLDRAEQLQGSGAVTERAVDERRLLVSQRRQAVDQRRNALAIEEARIDQQQAAIERLEWRLEQAEKNLDDTVLKAPFDAVVQSEAAAVGRLVNVNDVIATLYDRNALEVRLTLSDNQYGRILSDEASVIGRPVEVLWFIGGEPVRYSGEIVRVGAEVALARGGIDVFARVDVAEGQPALRPGAFVEVRVADRTYPQTARIPEAALYGTDHVYVVVDGRTERRSVTPRAFDGAHLIVDGDLRDGDVLVVTRLDEAGEGVRVSDPATRAPAGEAAPGGAGAAPGTGGSQ from the coding sequence ATGCTGAAGTCGGTCGACGAGGATGCCGGCACGGCGCGCAGCGAGGTTGCGCTGCCGTCGGAGGACCAAGCACGCTCTGACCGGCCGGGTCGCGTGATGCTGGTGTTCAAGGCGCTGCTGCAGACGGCGCTGGCGGGACTGATCGTCTTCGGCGCCTACGAGGGCATGAATTATTTCGTGCTCACCAAGCCCGAGGTCCCGACCCGTCAGGCGCGCGAGATGGTCTACACGGTCGAGACGGCTCCCGTCGAGATCCGCGATCACGCCCCGATGCTGAGCCTCTATGGCGAGGTCCAGGCGGCGCGCAGCGCCGATCTGCGTGCGCTGGTGGCCGGCGAGATCGTGCGCGTCAATCCCGCGCTCGACGCCGGGGCGACGCTCGATGCCGGCGACGAGATCGTGGCGATCGATCCCTTCGCCTATCGCGGTGCGGTGACGGAGGCGCGGGCCAATCTCGCCGAAGCGCGGGCCCAGCTCGTCGAGGCGCGCGGACGGCTGGAAACCGAGACCGGCAATGTCGCCCGGGCGGAAGAACAACTGGCCTTCGCCGAGCGCGATCTGGACCGTGCCGAGCAGCTTCAGGGCAGCGGCGCGGTCACGGAACGCGCCGTCGACGAACGGCGCCTTCTGGTCTCCCAGCGTCGCCAGGCCGTCGACCAGCGGCGCAACGCGCTCGCCATCGAGGAAGCCCGTATCGACCAGCAGCAAGCGGCCATCGAGCGCCTCGAATGGCGCCTGGAGCAGGCGGAGAAGAACCTCGACGACACGGTCCTGAAGGCGCCCTTCGACGCGGTGGTGCAGTCCGAGGCGGCCGCCGTCGGGCGTCTCGTCAACGTTAACGACGTGATCGCGACGCTCTATGACCGCAACGCGCTGGAGGTCCGTCTGACGCTCTCCGACAACCAGTACGGGCGCATCCTGTCCGACGAGGCGTCGGTGATCGGACGCCCGGTCGAGGTGCTGTGGTTCATTGGCGGCGAGCCGGTGCGCTATTCGGGCGAGATCGTGCGGGTGGGCGCGGAAGTCGCGCTGGCGCGCGGCGGCATCGATGTCTTCGCCCGCGTCGACGTGGCCGAGGGGCAGCCGGCGCTGAGGCCCGGCGCCTTCGTCGAGGTCCGCGTCGCCGACCGCACCTATCCTCAGACCGCCCGCATTCCGGAGGCCGCGCTCTATGGCACCGATCACGTCTATGTGGTGGTCGACGGGCGCACCGAGCGGCGCAGCGTCACGCCGCGCGCCTTCGACGGAGCCCATCTGATCGTTGACGGCGATCTGCGCGACGGCGACGTGCTTGTCGTCACCCGGCTCGACGAGGCGGGCGAGGGCGTGCGGGTCTCCGATCCCGCGACCCGCGCGCCGGCGGGCGAGGCCGCGCCCGGCGGGGCGGGAGCCGCGCCCGGCACCGGCGGGAGCCAGTGA
- the argF gene encoding ornithine carbamoyltransferase yields MSAKPRHFLDLSDVDAAELRAILDGSRRIKEARGPVRVSGDGPLAGRVLAMIFEQPSTRTRLSFDVGMRELGGETLMLTGAEMQLGRGETIADTARVLSRYVDAVMIRILDHASLTELAENATVPVINGLTKDTHPCQIMADVLTFEEKKGGISGRSVAWTGDSNNVLASWVQAAPKFDFELRIATPKELAPPRELIEAARAAGGEIRLTDDPYEAVKGVDCVVTDCWVSMGDDEGDRHNLLKPYQVNERLMAEADEAALFMHCLPAHRGEEVTCEVMDGPHSVVFDEAENRLHAQKGILAWCFGALQTTA; encoded by the coding sequence ATGAGTGCAAAGCCACGCCATTTTCTCGATCTCAGCGATGTCGATGCCGCGGAACTGCGGGCCATTCTCGACGGAAGCCGCCGGATCAAGGAAGCCCGCGGCCCCGTGCGCGTGAGCGGCGACGGCCCGCTGGCGGGACGGGTGCTGGCGATGATCTTCGAGCAGCCCTCCACGCGCACGCGCCTCTCGTTCGATGTGGGCATGCGCGAGCTCGGTGGCGAGACGCTGATGCTGACGGGCGCGGAAATGCAGCTCGGCCGCGGCGAGACCATCGCCGACACCGCGCGGGTCCTGTCGCGCTATGTCGATGCGGTGATGATCCGCATTCTCGACCATGCGTCGCTGACCGAGCTGGCCGAAAACGCCACCGTTCCGGTGATCAACGGGCTGACCAAGGACACCCATCCCTGCCAGATCATGGCGGATGTGCTGACCTTCGAGGAAAAGAAGGGCGGGATCTCGGGGCGCTCCGTCGCCTGGACGGGCGACAGCAACAATGTGCTGGCCTCCTGGGTGCAGGCCGCGCCGAAGTTCGACTTCGAGCTGCGCATCGCCACGCCGAAGGAGCTGGCGCCGCCGCGGGAGCTGATCGAGGCGGCGCGCGCCGCCGGCGGCGAGATCCGGCTGACCGACGACCCCTATGAAGCGGTCAAGGGCGTCGATTGCGTCGTCACCGATTGCTGGGTGTCGATGGGCGACGACGAGGGCGACCGGCACAATCTGCTGAAACCCTATCAGGTCAACGAGCGCCTGATGGCGGAGGCTGACGAGGCGGCGCTCTTCATGCATTGCCTGCCCGCCCATCGCGGCGAGGAGGTGACCTGCGAGGTCATGGACGGACCCCATTCCGTGGTCTTCGACGAGGCGGAAAACCGCCTGCACGCCCAAAAGGGCATCCTGGCCTGGTGCTTTGGAGCGCTGCAAACCACCGCATGA
- a CDS encoding GcrA family cell cycle regulator, whose product MSWTSERVELLKKLWGDGLSASQIAGELGGVTRNAVIGKVHRLGLSGRAKTAVAGNAKSRKTAKTAANDSQTPTTAPESMPQSVGATALKAETAPAPQAKPEEKPVAELVPIAKRATILTLTERTCKWPIGDPTSKDFHFCGHASNPGVPYCPYHCRMAYQPATDRRRDRSKAAAG is encoded by the coding sequence ATGTCCTGGACAAGCGAACGTGTCGAGCTGTTGAAGAAGCTCTGGGGTGACGGACTGAGCGCCAGCCAGATCGCCGGGGAGCTCGGCGGCGTGACACGCAATGCCGTCATCGGCAAGGTTCACAGGCTCGGGCTTTCGGGGCGGGCGAAGACCGCCGTCGCCGGCAACGCCAAGAGCCGCAAGACGGCGAAGACGGCCGCCAACGACAGCCAGACGCCGACGACCGCGCCCGAGAGCATGCCGCAGAGCGTCGGCGCGACCGCGCTCAAGGCCGAGACGGCGCCCGCGCCCCAGGCCAAGCCCGAGGAAAAGCCGGTCGCGGAACTCGTGCCCATCGCCAAGCGCGCCACCATCCTGACGCTCACCGAGCGCACCTGCAAATGGCCGATCGGCGATCCGACCAGCAAGGATTTCCACTTCTGCGGTCACGCGTCCAATCCGGGCGTTCCCTACTGCCCGTATCATTGCCGCATGGCCTATCAGCCGGCGACCGACCGGCGCCGCGACCGCTCCAAGGCCGCCGCCGGCTGA
- the pstA gene encoding phosphate ABC transporter permease PstA produces MSDAALPTSSDAAPETAGRTSKSLYALDARTRKRNASEARFKAYGLTAIGIGLFFLVVLAVSIVMEGIPAFTRTVIQVEFTVTQEQFDDAESQIFKTRAYEDLFIQALKGQMEGKGLDVAFDADTIERLVGKPGNTLRTFFRENPGSIGQPAAFELAASSRVDGYMNGRITRESIVDSRFLTRADLDVVDALVEAGVITTAFNWSFITGADSGVDNPGGAGIGASVIGSFFMMLVVLVLSLPIGVAASIYLEEFAPKNWFTDLIEVNISNLAAVPSIVFGILGLAVFIQFAHLPQSAPLVGGLVLTLMTLPTIIISTRASLKAVPPSIRDAALGVGASKMQAVFHHVLPLAMPGILTGTIIGLAQALGETAPLLLIGMVGFVARGYPDGFIAGFTDPNSAMPAQIYTWAARADFAFYEKAWGGIIVLLLFLMTMNILAIILRRRFERRW; encoded by the coding sequence ATGTCTGACGCAGCTCTTCCCACATCCTCCGATGCCGCTCCCGAAACTGCCGGGCGCACCTCGAAATCGCTGTACGCGCTGGATGCGCGCACGCGCAAGCGCAACGCCTCCGAGGCCCGCTTCAAGGCCTACGGCCTGACAGCCATCGGCATCGGCCTGTTCTTCCTGGTGGTGCTGGCGGTGTCGATCGTCATGGAAGGCATTCCGGCCTTCACACGGACGGTGATCCAGGTCGAATTCACGGTCACGCAGGAGCAGTTCGACGACGCCGAAAGCCAGATCTTCAAGACCCGGGCCTATGAAGACCTCTTCATCCAGGCCCTCAAGGGGCAGATGGAGGGCAAGGGTCTGGATGTCGCGTTCGACGCCGACACCATCGAGCGCCTCGTCGGCAAGCCCGGCAACACGCTGCGCACCTTCTTCCGGGAGAATCCGGGCAGCATCGGGCAGCCGGCCGCATTCGAGCTCGCGGCCTCCTCGCGGGTCGACGGCTACATGAACGGGCGTATCACGCGTGAATCCATCGTCGACAGCCGCTTCCTGACCCGGGCCGATCTCGATGTGGTCGACGCGCTGGTCGAGGCGGGCGTGATCACCACGGCCTTCAACTGGAGCTTCATCACCGGCGCCGACTCCGGCGTGGACAACCCCGGCGGCGCGGGCATCGGCGCGTCCGTCATCGGCTCCTTCTTCATGATGCTGGTGGTGCTTGTCCTGTCGCTGCCGATCGGCGTCGCCGCGTCGATCTATCTTGAGGAATTCGCGCCGAAGAACTGGTTCACCGACCTGATCGAGGTGAACATCTCCAATCTGGCCGCCGTGCCGTCCATCGTGTTCGGCATTCTCGGCCTGGCGGTGTTCATCCAGTTCGCGCATCTGCCGCAGTCCGCGCCGCTGGTCGGCGGTCTGGTGCTGACGCTGATGACGCTGCCGACGATCATCATCTCGACGCGCGCCTCGCTGAAGGCGGTGCCGCCGAGCATTCGCGACGCGGCGCTGGGCGTCGGCGCCTCGAAGATGCAGGCGGTGTTTCACCACGTGCTGCCGCTTGCCATGCCGGGCATTCTCACCGGCACCATCATCGGTCTGGCGCAGGCGCTCGGCGAGACCGCGCCGCTGCTGCTGATCGGTATGGTGGGCTTTGTCGCCCGCGGGTATCCGGACGGCTTCATCGCGGGCTTCACCGATCCGAACTCCGCGATGCCGGCGCAGATCTACACCTGGGCCGCGCGCGCCGACTTCGCCTTTTACGAAAAGGCGTGGGGCGGCATCATCGTCTTGTTGTTGTTCCTGATGACCATGAACATCCTGGCCATCATTCTCCGCCGCCGGTTCGAGCGTCGTTGGTAA
- a CDS encoding aspartate aminotransferase family protein, with protein MAESSLYRTYNRADLEFARGEGVWLETTDGRRFLDCAAGIAVNSLGHSHPHLVAALKAQADKLWHVSNLYAIEGQERFAQRLCEATFADKVFCTNSGAEALECAIKTARRYFYVRGEPERVTIVTIEGAFHGRTLATIAAGGQEKYLEGFGPKAPGFVQVPFGDHDALRAAIDETTAAILVEPIQGEGGIRPLPTECLRGLRALCDEAGILLIFDEVQTGVGRTGKLFAHEWAGIAPDIMAIAKGIGGGFPLGACLATEEAAAGMVAGTHGTTYGGNPLAMAVGNAVLDVILAEGFLEEVQAKGLKLKQALAGVVDAHPAIFEEVRGKGLMLGLKCRVPNGDLLARFREAGVLSVGAGDNVLRVMPPLTITEAELGEAVERIETAAKAMETGLERGAAE; from the coding sequence ATGGCGGAGTCATCTCTCTATCGGACCTACAACCGTGCGGACCTGGAGTTCGCCCGCGGGGAAGGTGTGTGGCTGGAGACCACCGACGGCCGCCGTTTCCTCGATTGCGCCGCCGGCATCGCGGTCAACTCCCTCGGCCACAGCCATCCGCATCTGGTCGCCGCGCTCAAGGCGCAGGCGGACAAGCTGTGGCATGTGTCCAACCTCTATGCCATCGAGGGGCAGGAGCGTTTCGCGCAGCGGCTGTGCGAGGCGACCTTCGCGGACAAGGTGTTCTGTACCAACTCCGGCGCCGAGGCGCTGGAATGCGCGATCAAGACCGCGCGGCGGTACTTCTATGTCAGGGGCGAGCCGGAGCGCGTGACCATCGTCACCATCGAAGGCGCGTTTCACGGCCGCACGCTGGCGACCATCGCGGCCGGCGGGCAGGAAAAATATCTGGAAGGCTTCGGGCCGAAGGCGCCCGGCTTCGTGCAGGTGCCCTTCGGCGATCATGACGCGCTGCGGGCCGCCATCGACGAGACGACGGCGGCGATCCTGGTCGAGCCGATCCAGGGCGAGGGCGGCATCCGGCCGCTGCCGACCGAGTGCCTGCGCGGGCTGCGTGCGCTCTGCGACGAGGCCGGCATCCTGCTGATCTTCGACGAGGTGCAGACCGGCGTCGGGCGCACCGGCAAGCTCTTCGCGCACGAATGGGCCGGCATCGCGCCGGACATCATGGCGATCGCCAAGGGCATCGGCGGCGGCTTTCCGCTTGGCGCCTGCCTGGCCACCGAGGAGGCGGCCGCCGGCATGGTCGCGGGCACGCATGGAACGACCTACGGCGGCAATCCGCTGGCCATGGCGGTCGGCAATGCGGTGCTCGACGTGATCCTGGCCGAGGGCTTTCTGGAAGAGGTTCAGGCCAAGGGTCTGAAGCTGAAGCAGGCGCTCGCCGGCGTGGTCGACGCGCATCCCGCGATCTTCGAGGAGGTTCGGGGCAAGGGGCTGATGCTTGGCCTCAAGTGCCGCGTTCCCAATGGGGACCTGCTCGCCCGTTTCCGCGAGGCCGGCGTGCTGTCGGTGGGCGCGGGCGACAACGTGCTGCGCGTCATGCCGCCGCTGACGATCACCGAGGCGGAACTCGGCGAGGCGGTGGAGCGCATCGAAACGGCCGCCAAGGCCATGGAAACCGGTCTGGAACGGGGAGCCGCCGAGTAA
- the phoU gene encoding phosphate signaling complex protein PhoU → MPDHTVTSFDDELKAVAGRVSEMGGLTEVMLSDAISALVRMDKDLARRVISTDRRVDLLQHEVEEQTILLIARRQPVAQDLRDVVAAMRICNDLERVGDLAKNVAKRVIAIEGAFDSKKFAQGVEHLSELAQQQMKTVLDAYANRDDEAAQTVRDRDDEIDALYTSIFRELLTYMMEDPRQITMCAHLLFCAKNIERIGDHSTNIAENVIYMVTGTQPMDERPKVDETSVGAAS, encoded by the coding sequence ATGCCTGATCATACAGTGACGTCCTTCGACGATGAGCTGAAAGCCGTTGCCGGCCGCGTGTCGGAAATGGGCGGGCTCACCGAAGTCATGCTGTCCGACGCGATTTCCGCGCTGGTGCGCATGGACAAGGATCTCGCCCGCCGGGTCATTTCCACCGACCGGCGCGTCGACCTTCTGCAGCACGAGGTCGAGGAGCAGACCATTCTGCTGATCGCCCGCCGTCAGCCGGTGGCGCAGGACCTGCGCGACGTGGTCGCCGCCATGCGCATCTGCAACGATCTGGAGCGGGTCGGCGATCTGGCCAAGAACGTCGCCAAGCGCGTCATCGCCATCGAAGGCGCCTTCGACAGCAAGAAATTCGCGCAAGGCGTCGAGCATTTGAGCGAGCTGGCGCAGCAGCAGATGAAGACCGTGCTCGATGCCTATGCCAATCGCGACGACGAAGCCGCCCAGACGGTGCGCGACCGCGACGACGAGATCGACGCGCTCTACACCTCGATCTTCCGCGAATTGCTCACCTACATGATGGAAGACCCGCGCCAGATCACCATGTGCGCGCATCTTCTGTTCTGCGCCAAGAACATCGAGCGCATCGGCGACCACTCCACCAACATCGCGGAAAACGTCATCTACATGGTGACGGGCACCCAGCCGATGGACGAGCGGCCGAAGGTCGACGAGACGAGCGTCGGCGCCGCGTCCTGA
- the phoB gene encoding phosphate regulon transcriptional regulator PhoB → MPKVLVVEDEEPLILLLRYNLEAEGYTVETCTRGDEAELLLRESQPDLLLLDWMLPGLSGIELCRRLRSRSETERLPVIMLTARGEEQERIRGLATGADDYVVKPFSIPELMARVRAMLRRAKPEVVSSLLRAGDLELDRETHRVRRAGREIHLGPTEFRLLEFLMTSPGRVFSREQLLDGVWGHDVYVDERTVDVHVGRLRKAINRGRMMDPIRTVRGAGYAFNDQFAAAS, encoded by the coding sequence ATGCCGAAGGTTCTTGTTGTCGAGGACGAGGAACCTCTCATCCTGCTGCTGCGCTACAACCTCGAGGCGGAAGGCTATACCGTCGAGACCTGCACGCGCGGCGACGAGGCGGAACTGTTGCTGCGCGAAAGCCAGCCCGATCTTCTGCTTCTCGACTGGATGCTGCCAGGCCTGTCCGGCATCGAGCTGTGCCGTCGTCTGCGCTCGCGCAGCGAAACGGAGCGGCTGCCGGTGATCATGCTCACCGCGCGCGGCGAGGAGCAGGAGCGCATTCGCGGGCTGGCGACCGGGGCCGACGATTATGTCGTGAAACCCTTCTCCATCCCCGAGCTCATGGCGCGGGTGCGCGCCATGTTGCGCCGGGCGAAGCCCGAGGTCGTGTCCTCGCTTCTGCGGGCGGGCGATCTGGAGCTCGACCGCGAGACCCACCGGGTGCGCCGCGCGGGCCGCGAGATCCATCTCGGGCCCACGGAGTTCCGCCTGCTTGAGTTCCTGATGACGTCGCCCGGCCGGGTGTTCTCGCGCGAGCAGCTGCTCGACGGCGTGTGGGGCCATGACGTCTATGTCGACGAGCGCACGGTGGACGTCCACGTCGGCCGGCTGCGCAAGGCGATCAATCGGGGGCGGATGATGGATCCGATCCGCACCGTGCGCGGCGCGGGCTACGCCTTCAACGACCAGTTCGCCGCCGCGTCCTGA